The Cannabis sativa cultivar Pink pepper isolate KNU-18-1 chromosome 8, ASM2916894v1, whole genome shotgun sequence genomic interval ATCATCTCAGAATTTGTGCATCAAACAAGATCACTTGAACCGTTAAAcgttatgaaaaaaaaagaaaaaaacaatgaTCCAAGTTACACATGAAGTATGTTTGAGCAAAAATAAACTCTTAAAAAACCATGCAACAACACTTATCCAAAGATTCCAAACCAATACATAACATAAAATTACTTCTAgtctattaataatataaactaTAAAACTCAAAAATGAAAGTTAAAGACAAAAGGGCAGATCAACTCAACAGAAAGAAagccaaatataataatatattctcCGTAGCAAAAGCAGCAAGACTGTAGGAAGAAACAGCAATGGCATCCCTAATCATATTAAACAAACTAAATAATTGCAAGAACACAAACTTGTCTTTCCAGCTAGGAATGCGCAGGAGACACAATCAGATTTCTTATTATCTTGATGGCGAAACCTCGATCTAAATTCAGATGGGGCTTAATATTTTGGATTTTTCTTGTGTTATTTTAAGTGggtctttcttttttatttgtaGTCTTTAATTTAAAGCAAGCATAGCTATGGTGAGGGGATGCAGTGATATGCCGGAGGCTGTATTGGAGGAAATATTTTCATGGCTACCTCCTGATTCTTTAATAAGTTTCAAATGTGTGAGTAAATCCTGGTATGGTCTTATCAAATCACTTGTCAAAAACTCAATTTTCGTGAACAAGCATCTTCGCAATATCAACAACAAGTTGTTGTCTTCTGCTACAAATTTAGTTTTCTGTTGCCATCGACCTGGTTATTGCCCAGATCCGAGATTGGAATTTTTGGGTCCTTTTGAACTGTACTCAATGCTTACTATATTTAATGATGATAACACGAGTGATCGCCTAAATTACGTAAGTGAAGATTTTGATTTACCCATTCCTTCAGCTGAGTTGGATATGGCTAGTGTGTTGGGGTCTCACTGTAATGGAATCATTTGTATTGCTGATTATTATCAAACTGTAATGTTATGCAACCCTGCAATCAAGGAATGCAGGACTCTTCCAAAACCTTGTCTATCTAATGATGGCTTTGTTGTGTTAGGAGCAGGATTTTGCTATGATTCTAGAGCAAATGACTACAAGGTCATTAGGTTCGGGATCGATAGGTTTCTTCCTGATAGGATAGAGAATCCGAAACCCAGAGCTGATATGTACAGTATGGGCAGTGATTCTTGGAGAGAGATTGAGATTCATTTGGAGTTCAATCGCTTTCCATCTCGTGACAAGCAAGTTTTCTGCAATGGAGTTTTCTATTGGTCTATGTGGGCTCGTAAGTACTTTATCATTTCTTTTGATGTATTTGGTGAGGTGTTTCGCAACATACCGTTGCCAGATAGTCTTCAATTCGATCGCCTTAAATTAGCTGTTTGGAATGAATCTGTTGCTTTGTTTTCGTATCCTGAAAATAGAGGGGTTTCAATTTCAATTTCTATTGAAGTTTGGGTATTGGATGACTGCCATGGAGGTGTTAAGGGGTCTTGTTTTTGGATAAAGAAACTAGTTGTTGGACCACTGGTGAACATTGTGACTCCATGGACATTCTGGAAGAGTGATGAGCTCCTGTTGGAAGGAATTGATGGTGGGTTAGTCTCGTACAACCTCGACAGCCAATTGCTGAGAAATCTTACAGTTTCGGAGTTTGGAAGAATAGGGCGTTGGGATTTTTCATATGTGAAGACTTTGGTTTCAGTTGAAGGTAAATGAGCCATCTTGTTGAATAATTAATGTTTGATCTGGAATTATGTACCAAGATATAGGCAGTAGTTATGTCTAACTGcagtaaatttcaaaaaatctgTTTACTTTTGAAGCAATTCAGTATTTGATATAGTTGCACTTGCACTAAATGGTGTAGGAAATTTAGTTTCCTTTGACTATTGTTGCATTTGACTAAGGTTGTGTGGTagcaatattattttatataaatatgtatatttaattatgtttttGTGTTTATGCTCTTTTGTTTGATGCTTTTTCCCAATTAGCATTGAGATGCCTTGCTCTCTTTCATCTTATGTGCTCTGGCTTTCAAAATCACCAGGCTGGCACTCAAAGCAGTTTTGTTAAGATTCATATCATAACTCTATTCTTAACTTTCAATTAGACAACCTCCATTTATGCCAACTACTTGAAAATGCTTctagtttttatatttcaacATATGAATGAATGTATGGAACTTTTATAATTATCATACAGCAACAGTTGGATAAAGCTTTGGGCGCTTCTGTCTCTGAATAGTATTGTTTCGTCTAATAAAATAGAAGGATGAAGATTTCTTGTTTGCATAAGGACATGGTCTATCGATGGCCAAAATTCTTGTTGAGGAAAGATTGGACAGGGTGCTCTGTGTCCTGACCTGAATTGTTTCTATGTTTCTTTGGTTGTGATTCTGATCATTCTTCTATAGTGTTGAATTTGATTATCATAAATTTAGAGAACTATATTTTGCTGATGCCACTCTAATCaaattatgtattttcttgATGACAATAGTTTTTTGATTCATGACAAGAAGTCTCTTGAAAATAGCTTAACTGCCAACTGATTATTGCAGAAATAAAACCAAACAGTAGCAAACAAATAGCAAAATAGGAAGAACAAACTGATATTAAACTCTCAAGACTAGTTTTATTGCTTCCCTGGCATGTACCGAATACCACAGCCACGCCTAAGTCTAACTCAACTAACCAATTATCTCAACAAACTCACAGAGCTAACACCCTGCTGTTGCCGGTACCTTACCCTTGTGTTGCTTAGACCTTCAGGAATAAACAAATGTGAGTGGGGGTCTATCATTTTCCTATTGCACAATTGGATGAGTATCTTTTATATTCGACTCCTAAGTCCTAAGTCCTTATAGGTGTTAATGTAGGGAGTTCGGTTTCAGTGTGAGGGTGGGAGTCATTCTCtctaaaaaattgataaaatgatTTTTAAGAAACAAATTTTGTTCATATGTTCATCACATCCCTTCTAACATGACATTAGATTACCTAGGTGATCTAATGTGTATTAAAGAAGGGTGTTCTCATGCATAATTTTGTTCCCAACATTATAATAGAAAGTTCTGCTTTTATTGTATCAAAGTTTGTTACTCCCATGGCTGCTCAAGTTTTTGCTAATGGCTATTATACCTTGATCGGCTTCTGAAGACTATAGCTGAACAAGAAAAGATGAAAGTGATTTTGGAAGGGGACACTCCAGTATTTGGACTCTGGTAGTGGATGGAAACATGTGGGTTTTGAGTTTTGTTACTTTTGTTAACAAATGTAGTTTCTCCTTTGAATTTCAATATGGCTGAAGGTGTCTTTGGTCTTAAGAAGGCTTATCAAAGTCGAATTACTCATAGATTGCTTATAGTTGACATTCAACGAGGGCTAATATGTTAGAATTGTTTTTAttcctactttttttttttctaactctccaatatataaaaaaagattgATGAAATGTGTAGTTGACTGGCAAATGACAAttcatatacatcaaattactGAAGTGTACTATTTAAGACCATTTAATATAGTTTTTCTTGACTAGACACCTTTCTTACAGCTACTGTTAcaaaatatctatatttataattttatacaatagAACAACCTAAGATTCACATATTCTAATAGTTACATATGACATTCATTTTACTTAAGATTCACAACAGATGCTTAAAAATTATTTGGCTTAACAGGAAACAGGGGAAGTCTCTGCTTTGCAATTCACCAATGATGATAGATTCAAAGACCAGATGGTGGTAGCTTTCAATTCTGTTGGTCAGAGCTATTTTGTTAACAACACACCGAGCATCCAATTCTTGATATCTTCTGCACTAAGCCCTTCTCTCGAAGCAAACATCAAAGCTGACATATCATGTTTCTCACTTGATGAGAAGCCAAGAAACTCGAATTTCTTATCACCAATAACTATACCTTCTCTCAAAATGATAAGTATCCTATCATAAACTCTTGTGCACTTTTTCTCATTTGAAGAACTTGGACTCGTCGAAAAATCATTCCAATGCATCTTATCGAAGTCTTCATCAACAAAAGTGACACGAAGAAAGTTTTCGATATCATTTGG includes:
- the LOC115701264 gene encoding F-box/kelch-repeat protein At3g06240 isoform X2, whose translation is MVRGCSDMPEAVLEEIFSWLPPDSLISFKCVSKSWYGLIKSLVKNSIFVNKHLRNINNKLLSSATNLVFCCHRPGYCPDPRLEFLGPFELYSMLTIFNDDNTSDRLNYVSEDFDLPIPSAELDMASVLGSHCNGIICIADYYQTVMLCNPAIKECRTLPKPCLSNDGFVVLGAGFCYDSRANDYKVIRFGIDRFLPDRIENPKPRADMYSMGSDSWREIEIHLEFNRFPSRDKQVFCNGVFYWSMWARKYFIISFDVFGEVFRNIPLPDSLQFDRLKLAVWNESVALFSYPENRGVSISISIEVWVLDDCHGGVKGSCFWIKKLVVGPLVNIVTPWTFWKSDELLLEGIDGGLVSYNLDSQLLRNLTVSEFGRIGRWDFSYVKTLVSVEATVG
- the LOC115701264 gene encoding F-box/kelch-repeat protein At3g23880 isoform X1: MVRGCSDMPEAVLEEIFSWLPPDSLISFKCVSKSWYGLIKSLVKNSIFVNKHLRNINNKLLSSATNLVFCCHRPGYCPDPRLEFLGPFELYSMLTIFNDDNTSDRLNYVSEDFDLPIPSAELDMASVLGSHCNGIICIADYYQTVMLCNPAIKECRTLPKPCLSNDGFVVLGAGFCYDSRANDYKVIRFGIDRFLPDRIENPKPRADMYSMGSDSWREIEIHLEFNRFPSRDKQVFCNGVFYWSMWARKYFIISFDVFGEVFRNIPLPDSLQFDRLKLAVWNESVALFSYPENRGVSISISIEVWVLDDCHGGVKGSCFWIKKLVVGPLVNIVTPWTFWKSDELLLEGIDGGLVSYNLDSQLLRNLTVSEFGRIGRWDFSYVKTLVSVEGNRGSLCFAIHQ